From Amyelois transitella isolate CPQ chromosome 2, ilAmyTran1.1, whole genome shotgun sequence:
CCCCCCGTGCCGGGGGGTTGCGCCCCCCTGCTCCCCCTGCTGTCCATTTACAGACAGCTTCTTTCGAAGTCAGTAGGTAAGATGACAGTAGCACATTACCGAAACGGCGGATTGCGTTCTGTTCATAGTTAgtgtcttttttgttattacttttaagcaaagtttttgactatatttttagtgctaatacatattaattaatgtattgtaCATGTTTAATGGACAAACTAATTATGTAATACTAAATTAACACAGTTTACAATGACAAACCGAAAATATTGCGTTGTTTAGtgcaatttttaagattttcaaaaattcatataaaaaatgggGGGCTtccggcaaaaaaaaaatacttggggGGGGTCATAAAAACCCTCCCCCAACCTCTCTGGCGTTGGCCCGTTTTAAGAGTTAAgccgaaaaataaaaataacattgacaATATATTacacaattatataatttattttatattgttttttttagaaatgggAGTCTAATGATTACAGACTAGTCAGATTTACAAATGCCCCAAAACAAGTGAATCCCAACTGGGCTATAAACTTGATTGCAGAGGTGCCTCCAACACAAGTTACTGAAAGAGTAGTGTGGTGTGATGGGGGCAGTGGTCCTGAAGGACATCCCAGAGTGTATATTAATTTGGTAAGCACAAACCTAATTATTATtgctataataaaatgtatctgGATTACATAGTGTATATTTAGGaattccttttattttctttgattttaattgctaaccaatttaaacattattgtacttacatacatacatatggtcatgtctacatcccttgtggggtagacagagccaacagtcttgaaaagactgatcggccacattcagctatttggcttaatgatagaaggGGCTTAACTCTTAAAACGGGCCACCGCCAGAGGGGGTGGGGAGGGTGGGGGAGGGTTTGTATGACCCccccaagtattttttttgccgGAAGCCCccctttttttatgaatttttgaaaatcttaGAAATTGCACTGAACAAAACGcaatatttttggtttgtCATTGTAAACTGTTAATTTAGTACTACATAATTAGTTTGTCCATTAAACATGTACAATACattaatgaatatattttagcactaaaaatatagtcaaaaactttgcttaaaagtaaaaacaaaaaagacactTACTATGAACAGAACGCAATCCGCTGTTTTGGTTATGTGCTATTGTCATCTTATCTACTGACTTCGAAAGTAGCTGTCGGTAAACGGACGGGTCGGgggaaaaaaacaaattggtcACAAATCAAACTCGGTTTGGTTAAGTTAGGCTGGTGTAAAAGCGAAGCAAGCGAACCTTCATCCCTTCTTTCTTAAATTTTGGCCTCAAGAAGTATGATCAAGTTTTAGTTTTTCACAGTGAACTAAATTGGTTGCCCATTCATCTGCATAGAAATATGAGAATACTGTGCCttcttttcaaatattctCTATAATCCTGCTTACCCCTCATATCTGCACAACCGCTTCACCTTTGCTTGTCCTATCCAAACTCCATGCAGGTTCGATCATAGAACCATGCCTTAACTCCCAATGCATTGTAGGGCCACTTTCTCTATCTCGTTATCTGTCCATGCTGTCAGATTGTGGAACTCATTGCCTCCCGAGATATGTGACTCTCAATCAATgtcccaatttaaaaaaataattaaaaatgaataccTCTCCAAACCTTACTTATTTGGTTTCtgatgtatatattttatgtaagtttattatttggtatttacatgtgtattttataatattctatttatgtatttgtttatgtatgtctataaatAGTTGAGTGAGTTgagtacacgcctgtcaccctttccatcatgACTCCTAtctatctcgggtctgctggaagagatttcttttgaaataagcagaatgtacctatgtaaatttGTTTCTTGTGATTATCAGTCttgatgttttctgtgtattagtaaattaataagtaaaaacttAATAGCATCCTAATAAGGAAccctatattttgtaactcaTCAAAAAGGAGCCATCATCATTTTAAGTATTCACCCAACATCAGTAAAATTATCCTTTTtcttcatattatatatacagatAAAGGTTCTTCCTACCTTTTGACACGCACACTgttgtataatatatgtagg
This genomic window contains:
- the LOC106143106 gene encoding probable NADH dehydrogenase [ubiquinone] iron-sulfur protein 6, mitochondrial, whose translation is MNKLYKLTSFTKPRRYIYPNSIRSLANNTEDVVTHTGQKWESNDYRLVRFTNAPKQVNPNWAINLIAEVPPTQVTERVVWCDGGSGPEGHPRVYINLDKPGVQSCGYCGLRFEKKDHH